The Streptomyces sp. NL15-2K genome contains a region encoding:
- a CDS encoding YggT family protein, whose protein sequence is MSVVLQVVYIALMCFLIVLIFRLVMDYVFQFARSWQPGKAMVVVLEATYTVTDPPLKLLRRVIPPLRLGGVALDLSFFVLMIIVYILITVVGNLAG, encoded by the coding sequence ATGAGCGTGGTTTTGCAAGTCGTCTACATCGCGCTGATGTGCTTCCTCATCGTGCTGATCTTCCGGTTGGTCATGGACTACGTCTTCCAGTTCGCCCGCTCGTGGCAACCCGGCAAGGCGATGGTGGTCGTTCTGGAGGCCACCTACACTGTCACTGATCCACCGCTCAAGCTTCTGCGGCGGGTCATCCCGCCGTTGCGTCTCGGGGGCGTGGCGCTCGACCTGTCCTTCTTCGTCCTGATGATCATCGTCTACATCCTGATCACCGTCGTGGGGAACCTCGCGGGGTGA